ATCTCTGCTGTTACACCAAAATTTAGTAATAAACCAACTTCTATTCCTGTTGCTTTTAGATAATTTACTAATTGCCATTCATGTTCTGGACGAAGAGTTGTTACTGCTTTTAATTCAAGAATGATTTCATTATTTACTATCATATCTGCAATATACCTTCCAACAACTTCACCTTTATAATATACTTTCATCTCTTTTTGAGTTTGGCAAAAGAGTCCTCTTCTTAAGAGTTCCTTATAAAGTGCATTTTGATAGACCTGCTCTAGGAATCCGAATCCTAATGTGCTATGTACCTCATAAAAAGCATTTATAATTTCTTTTGTCAATTTCTCGTGTATCATTCTTAAACCGTGTAATCCGCGTAATCCGTGCCTAATTATTATTATTTATCTATTTCTGCCAGCTTTATTACCTCTTGGGCGATGATTCTCGCTGAATCGGGTAAGGCTAACCTGGCGATATTTTCACTTAGCTCTTTTAGTTTCTGCTCGTCGTTAACGGTGGATAAGGCTACATCCATCAAAATGCTTTCCGCTTCGCTGTCTTTGACGTAGATGGCTGCCTGTTTGTTTACCAGTGCTAACGCATTCTTAGTCTGATGGTCTTCCGCCACATTGGGCGAAGGCACCAGGACGACCGGTTTATGCAAAAGGCAGAACTCTGAGATTGACCCTGCTCCTGCACGGGAGATAACGAGGTCGGCGGCTGCATAAGCGGCTGCCATGTCTTTGATGAAATCCGTCACGTACAGGTTCGGGAGTTCTCCTGCCGCTTTCACGGCTTCGGTCACTTGCGGATAATAGTATTTTCCTGTTTGCCAGATGAACTGCACGTCACTGTTCTCTTTGATAGTCGTTAGTCCGGCTGTCAGCGTATTGTTAATGGTGCGTGCTCCCAAGCTACCGCCTACGATGAGGATTGTTTTTTTATTCGGTTGCAGATTGAATGAACGCAATGCGTCTTCCTTGGACGGCATCTCTTTAGTCAGATTCTGTCGCACCGGATTGCCTGTCATAATGATTTTATCCGCAGGGAAGAACTTTTCCATTCCATCATAAGCTACGCAAATAGCTTTTGCTTTCTGTGCCAGTAGTTTATTGGTTACTCCGGCATATGAGTTTTGCTCCTGTATCAGAGTAGGGACGCCCATCATTCCGGCAGTCTTTAAGGTCGGCCCACTGGCGTAACCGCCTACACCTACCGCCACTTGCGGGCGGAAGTTCTTGATAACTTTCCGGGCTTTCCACTGGCTGCGTATCAGTTTGATTACTACCGATACGTTTTTCCATAAATGCTTACGGTCGAAGCCGGCTATCGGCAGACCGATAATCTGATAGCCTGCATCGGGAACCCGTTGCATCTCCATACGTCCTTCTGCCCCTACAAAGAGTATTTTTGCGTCGGGACGCAGTTCCATTATAGCGTTCGCAATGGAGACAGCAGGAAAGATATGTCCTCCTGTGCCCCCACCGCTAATAATAATTCTAAGTTCTTTTTCCATCATAATCCTTTCTTTCTATCCGTTGTTCACCCTTTCCGATGCACCTTCGTCCGTTAACTGTTCTTGTTTATATCGTTCTCGTCTTCGAACTTGGCATCGCTGTTCAGAATCTGCGCGGTCGGTTCGGCGGCAGTTTGTGCTTCGGAATTGGCTGCTGCATCTGTTGCTATCTGCAACTGAAGCTGTGCGTCATGCTCTTTCTGTTCTTCCAGATGAGCGGTATATCGGCTTACACTTAATATCATACCGATATAAGCGCAGTTGATTAATGTACTTGTTCCTCCCTTGCTGACTAATGGCAGCGGTTGTCCTGTGACAGGGAATAATCCGACTGCTACCATCATATTCAATATCGCTTGCGATACTAATAATAACGCAATGCCCATGACCAGGAAAGCGGGGAAAGTGCGTTCGCACTTCTGGGCGATTTTTCCCGCTCGATACAGCAGGCATAAATAGAAGAATACAACGAATATCCCTCCTATCAACCCTAGTTCCTCGATGATAATGGCGAAAATGAAATCGGAGAATGCCTGGCTCAGGAAGTCGCGTTGTACGGAGTTTCCCGGGCCTTTGCCGACTACATTGCTGGTGGCAATGGCGATACGGGCATGAGCTATCTGTGCGTCTTTATCAATATCGAATTTGGCGGCAGGCACTTCTTCTTTCTCGAAGAAACCGGAAACACGGTTTTGCCAAGTCTCGAAGCGGTGAAGGCCGGGAGTGCTATGTAGTGTCTTTGCGGGGATAGCCATTAATATGCCTACGGCTACTCCACCCAGGAGTGCCATGATTCCCAACATTCCGAACAGTTTTTTGGAAGATACCCGTCCGATGAACATCATCATACATACCACGCCGAATAGCAGCATGGCTGTCGAAAGGTTCTCCGGTGCGATAAGCAGAAAGACGAGTCCGGTGAGAATCATGATATATTTAAAGGCGCTCGGATTGGCTCCATATTCGTCCTGCCGCTTGGACAGGATGAAGGAGACGGCAATAATAACAGCCATCTTTGCCAGTTCCGAAGGCTGAAATTGCAACCCCATAAAGGTCATCCAGCGGGCGGCTCCGTTGACACGGTCGCCTGTGATGATACCCATCAATGTGACGAATGCCAGTAGCACCAGGGAAATCGGGTACAGGAAGACTGGAAATACCTGAAACCATTTGTAGGGTACGTTGTGCAGAAATACCACTACTACGGCACCTACCATAAGAATGATAGAGTGTTGCGTAATCGGTCCCCAATGGTCGCCGCTTTTGTAAGTCAGCGTCGATGCTGCCGAGAACACCTCGACAATCGAGATGAGGCAGAGACAGAGGAAGATAATCCAGATTACCTTGTCGCCTTTGAATATGTTCTTTAATAAATCCACTTCGTTACTCTCTAATTACTTATCCGTTAAACGTTATCTAAAGTTCTCTCACGCATTGCTTGAACTGGTCGCCGCGGTCTTCGTAGCTCTTGAAGAGGTCGAAAGAAGCGCAGCAAGGGCTTAATAATACGGTTTCACCTTTCTTCGCCAGTTTGTAGGCTGCTTCTACGGCATCCTTCATTCCGGTTTGCACGTCTGCCACGGGCAGGCCGAGACGGTCGAAGAACTCGTGAAGTTTCTCGTTGTGCAGTCCCATATATACGAGAGCCGAACATTTCTCACGTACCAGGTCTTCAATTTCCGTATAATCGTTTCCTTTATCTTTCCCGCCAAGAATCAGGACCGTTTTGGTAGTCATGCTTTGCAGGGCATACCAGCAGGAGTTGACGTTCGTGGCTTTCGAGTCGTTGATAAAATCAATTCCGCGGACACGCGCCACTTTTTCCAGGCGGTGCTCTACCCCTTTGAAGTCGGAGAGGGCTTTGCGGATATTCTCTTTGGCGATACCTGCCAGGTTGGCTGAGATGCCGGCTGCCAGAGAGTTGTATAAGTTATGTTGTCCTGTCAAAGCCAGTTCTTCCTGTTCCATGTTGAAGGCAATCGGTTCGTTGATTTTCACTTCATGGTCTTCAACGTAGGCGATGGCTCCATCCTCTTTCACTGCGGCGAAAGGATACAGGTGTGCTTTCAGACCGTGCTTTGCGAGCTCGTGTTTGATAATCGGGTCATCATTCCAGAAAATAAAGGCATCGTCCGGTGTTTGATTTTGAGTGATGCGGAATTTGGCGTCGATATAATTCTGCATACAGTGGTCGTAACGGTCGAGGTGGTCGGGAGTGATGTTCATCAATACGGCGATGTTCGCACGGAAATTATACATATTATCCAACTGGAAAGAACTCAGTTCGATAATATAATAGTCATGATGTTCTTCGGCTACCTGTAAAGCCAGGCTCTTGCCGATATTGCCTGCCAAACCTACATTCAGGTCTGCACTCTTGAAAATATGGTAAATCAAGGAAGTCGTAGTCGTCTTCCCGTTGGAACCGGTGATACAAATCATTTTGGCATCCGTATAGCGTCCGGCAAACTCAATCTCTGATATAACCGGAGTGCCTTGAGCTTTCAGTTTAAGGATGAGTGGGGCGTCATTCGGGATACCGGGGCTTTTGATGACCTCGTCGGCATTCAGAATGAGTTCTTCGGTGTGGTGTCCTTCTTCCCAGGCAATGTTGTGGCTGTCAAGAAGTTCCTTATACTTGTCCTTGATGGCGGACATATCCGAAACAAATGTCTCAAATCCTTTGACTTTGGCGAGTACGGCTGCACCTGCGCCGCTTTCGCCAGCTCCTAAAATTACTATTCTTTTCATCTACAATAATGTGCTCTTGTTTCCAATATGCTGAATTGCTTTATTAGTTGTGCACATCCTTTAAAAGTTAATAATCGGGTTAATACTCTCTATATTTTAATTAGGCACGGATTACGCGGATTTCACGGTTTTAAGAGATTACGCAGCTAAAACCGCGTTATCCGTGTAATCCGTGCCTCAATCCTATCTTATTTTTAGCGTTATAATTGTTATAGCTGCCAACACAATAGTTACAATCCAGAAGCGGATGGTAATTTTTGATTCGTGGAACAGTTGGTCGGGTTTGGTGAACTTCACTGTGCAGCCCGGTTCTATCAGACTCATAGAAGTACGGAAGTGGTCGTGAATCGGTGTCCGTTTGAACAGCCGTTGTTTCACTCCTTTCCGCTTTCCTGCCTTATAATAAGCCCGTTGCAGGATAACCGACAGGTTTTCTACGAGGAATACACCGCAAAGAATCGGTATCAGTAACTCTTTGTGGATGATAATGGCAAATACGGCGATGATACCGCCGATTGTCAGGCTACCAGTGTCACCCATGAATACTTGCGCCGGGTAAGCGTTGTACCACAGGAAGCCAATCATGGCACCGATAAAGGCACAGATATAGATTACCAGTTCTTCCGAGCCCGGGATATACATGATATTCAGATAACTTGCAAATTCGATGTGCGACGACACATAGGCCAATATACCTAGTGTGGCACCGATAATGGCGGAGTTTCCCGCGGCCATTCCGTCCATGCCGTCGTTCAGGTTGGCGCCGTTTGATACGGCGGCAACTACGATGATTGTGATAATAACAAACAATACCCAACCGGCTGCCTGAGCGTGTTCGCCCATGAAAGAAACCAAATCGGCATAGTCGAGGTTGTTACTCTTGAAGAAAGGAATGGTGGTTTGAGTCGATTTCAAGTCATTCGTTCCATGTATCACTTCCATTTCCTGTCCCGGAGTATGCACTTCGATGTTCTCGCGGATTACCACGTCCGGGCTTAAATATAGAGTAAGTCCGACGATTAAGCCTAAACCGACCTGTCCGATAATCTTGAATTTGCCATGCAATCCTTCCTTATCTTTCTTGAAGATTTTGATATAGTCGTCAGCGAACCCGAGTGAGCCCAGCCATACGGTGGTTATCAACATCAATATCATATATATGTTGCTCAGCTTGCCCAGTAACAGACATGGAATGAGAATGGCTACAATAATAATAACACCACCCATGCTTGGCACACCTATCTTGTTGACTCCGAACGGGTCTATTTTGGCATCACGCTGTGTTTCCGTGATTTGCTTCCTCTTTAGCAGGTTGATAAATTTATCTCCCCAGATACTTGAAATAAGTAGCGCGAGGATAACAGCCATTAAAGCACGGAATGAGGTGTAACCAAACATTCCCGCTCCGGGAAAATTGAGCTTATGCAGCCATTCGAACAGATAATATAGCATGATGAAATTTACTATTTTACAATTTACTATTTACAATTTACTATGCAGACGACGTTATTGGAATACCTCTTTGAGTACTTCCTTGTCGTCGAAGTGATGTTTCACTCCTTTTATCTCCTGGTAATTCTCGTGTCCTTTTCCGGCAACGAGTATTACGTCTCCTTTTTCTGCCAACATGCAAGCCGTGCGGATTGCTTCCTTACGGTCGGCAATGCTTAGTGTTTTCTTCATATCCTCGGCGTCGAGTCCTGCCAGCATATCATTGATAATATCCTGCGGCTCTTCAAAACGGGGATTATCCGAAGTGATGATGACACGGTCGCTGGCTCTGGCAGCTTCTTTCGCCATGATAGGGCGTTTACCCTTATCACGGTTGCCGCCTGCACCTACCACAGTGATAACCTTTCCTTTTCCTTCGAGTACTCCGTGTATGGCATTCAGCACATTGATAAGCGCGTCCGGCGTATGTGCATAATCCACAATCGCCGTAACACCCTTCGGTGAACGGACAGCGTCGAAACGCCCTGCCACCGGATGAAGTGTGCTAAGGGCGACAAGTACTTCTTCTTCCTTCTTACCCAGCAGAACCGCCGCTCCGAACACAGCCAATAAATTGGAAGCGTTGAACTTACCGATAAACTGAACAGCCAGTTCGTGATTGTTGAAATCAAGCAACATTCCTTCGAAATGAGATTCCAATACCCGGCCTTTGAAATCACTAAGACTTCTCAATGAATACGTATAAACCGTAGAGCGAGTATTCTGCGTCATTACCAATCCATTCTTATCATCGAGATTAGTAAGGCTGAACGCATTCTTCGGCATGTCGTCAAAGAACTTTTTCTTAGCTTTCAGATAGTTCTCCACTGTTTTATGATAGTCAAGATGGTCGCGTGTAAGATTGGTGAAGATGCCGCCTGCAAACTTCAATCCACTGATACGCTTCTGTGCAATGGAATGAGAGCTAACTTCCATAAACGCATATTTGCATCCTTCGTCCGCCATTCGTCCTAACAAGCGATTCAGTGTGATAGGGTCGGGCGTAGTATGCTCTGTCGGAATAGGCTCATTGTCAATATAGTTGCAAACGGTAGAGATAAGCCCCACCTTATATCCGAAATAGCGGAAAGTATCATATAATAAGGTAGCAATGGTTGTCTTGCCATTCGTTCCTGTGACGCCGACCAGTTCCAGTTTGGAAGTCGGGTCATCATAGAATGTAGTGGCAATCTTGCCTACCGCATCTTCGCTGTCCTTTACTTGTATATAAGTGATTCCCGCCACAGGTTCTTCCGGCATATCCTCGCAGAGGATAGCGATAGCTCCTTTATTAATGGCAGCAGGTATATAGGCATGACCGTCGGCTTGCGTGCCGCGCATAGCCATGAACAATTGTCCGGTTTCTACCAAACGGGAATCAATGTTGATTCCGGTGATTTCTATGTCTGAATTTCCGGCTATCTGTTCCGGCTGAATTGCTTTCAGTAACTTGCTTAGTAACATAGTCTCTTTTTTAATACTTCATTTTTACTTTTAATGCATCGAAAGGGTAATCGTCTGCCCCTTCTTTACGATCGTTCCGTTGGCTATCGACTGGCTTTTCACCTTGCCTACTCCAACCAGGTGGACTTTTAATCCCTTGCTTTCCAGTAGGTACACGGCATCTTTCGCCCCCATGCCTATGACACTCGGCACGAAATTCTGCATATTGCTCCGGCTTTCAAGAACCACCGCCTGAGGTGCCGAATGGGTATTTCCCCACACTTCCTTTCCTGTGTCGGCTATCTTGCCTTGTACCTGAATATTCAACTCTTCCAATACCCGTTGCGCTTCCCTCATTTCTCCGGCCTTTACGTTCGGAATGACTACGGAGTTCGTATCAACCGCATTCGCAAGCGGCAAACGCAGGTCTTTGGCATACACCCTTTCGGCAATCTTGCTGAATACGCTACCTGCCATCAAACCACCCGACGCCGGCAAACCCGGTTTCTGAATGGAAACAATCATACTATATTTAGGCGCTTCCGACGGGAAATACCCGCAGAAACTTACAAGATAGTTCGTCCTTCCCGTTTTATATCCGGCGGCTCCCTGTGAAATCTGTGCCGTTCCCGTTTTGCCTGAAACATGGAACTGCTTGCTTCCCGCAGGCTTGGCCAACCCTTCGCCTACTACTTTACGCAGTATCTCACGGATTTGTGCCAAAGTCTTGTCCGAACAAATCTTCGGATTGATAACCTCTGTCGGATATTCTTTCACTATTTCTCCGTCTTTCACCGCAGCCTTTACGAACTTCGGACGTACTGTAACGCCATTGTTCGCTATTCCATTGTAGAACGTGAGAATATTTATCGGCGGAACTTGCGTTTCATAACCGATACTCATCCACGGGAGTGCCGTTTTGGAGAAATAACTTCTTTCTTTCGGGCCACGAATATTCGGCTTACCTTCTCCCGCAATTTGCAGGTGAAGCGGCTGGTCGATACTCATTCGTCTCAATCCGTCAATGAACTTCTGCGGATTGCTGCCGTAGAAATGGTCTATAATATAAGATGTACCGACATTGGAAGAAACTCCCAAAATCTCGGTAACCGTTAATTTTCCGTATCCCCCGCGATGCCAGTTGTGGTCTTTCATCACACGGCCGTGCATCGGCATTTGTCCGTTGCCGGTATCCACTACATAATCGGGGGTGATTTTCCCGTCTTCAAGGGCTACCATGATAGAGGCTGTCTTGAAAGTTGACCCCGGCTCGAGCATGTCACTGATGGCATTATTACGCATTTCGTAATACTCGCCGTCTTTGCCCTGCATCATATTAACGATGGCTTTCACCTCTCCGGTAGCAACTTCCATCAGTACGACTACCCCTACGCTGGCATTCAGCTCTTTCAGTTTGTCTACCAATGCTTTCTCGCAAATATCCTGCATACCTACGTCAATAGTCGAAATGAGGTCGCAACCGTCAACCGGCGGCACATCTACGATATTCAGATATTTGTTCATCACCTTTTGGCGGTGCGTCAATCCGTCCCGTCCCTTCAGGATTGTATCAAAAGCAAGCTCGATACCATTTCTAGCCCCTTTCGCAGTGTCGGCATATACATCGCCCAGTGTACGGGCTGCCAATGATCCGAAAGGTTTTTTCCGCTGATTATAAGCCAGTTCCTTGAATCCCCCTTTGTAGCGGTTCAGGCAGAAAACAGGCAATCTTTTTACCTCTTTATATTGTATATAAGAGATACGTTTCGGATAAATCAGATAATTACGGCTCTTAGCCTGGCGTCCTTTTTTCAAGTGCGCCTTGAATTGAGCCACGCTCTTATCCGGAAATATTTTGTTCAGTCCGATGCAGATTGAATCCATGTTGGCAGTAAGGATGGAGTCCCGGCGTGCCTGGTCCTTCTTTCTGCGTTTTTCATCCTTTTCACCGGACATAAAGTCCATATATATCCTGTATTCGGGTAGAGAACTGGCCATTAGTTTGCCGTCGGAAGATATAATGTTTCCGCGGTTGGGTTTCACTGTCACGTTTTCTTTTACGAAACGGTCGGCTACGTCCTGCCAGTATTGACGTTCGGCAAACATGGTGATGCCTGCCTTTACGACAATTGCCACGCCTATCAACGCCATCAAAAGAAGGACGAAGAAGTAACGGGTCATTATATTCTTTTTATTAACTGCCACAGTATTTGTCTTTTAAAAACTCTCAACTCTCAATTCTCAACTCTCCACTTATTTAATAAGGTAAGGGGGATTTGTGGATGTCTGCAAATCACTTTCCTTACTCGAGATATAATCTTCAATGCGTGACTGGCGGCTCTTTTCCATCAGTTCCGAACTGCGTGTCAGCGCATCATATTTAATATCTATCAGTTCTTGCTTCAACTTGTCTATCTCAATCTGCTGTTGCTGACTGGCATAGCGGTTGTGGATATAGAAGATGATGAATACCATAATCAGTACCAGCAACTTCGTCTGACGACGGAAAAAGTCGGTAGCCAGAATGTCTCCACCCAGAATACTTTTCAGTGAGGTACGTTTTTTCTTCTTGCCCTCTTCTGCTTTCTTGTTTACTACTTCTTCTTCCATTTTTTCTTATTTCTTTTCTGCAATACGTAATTTAGCGCTTCTCGACCGTGGATTCCTTTCTATTTCTGCCTGGTCGGGCACAATCACCTTATTATTGACGAGGCGGAATGGCGTCTGTAGATTTCCAAAGAAATCCGTTTCGGCTTTACCTTCCACGTTTCCTGTTTTCATGATATTCTTCACCATGCGGTCTTCCAGTGAGTGATAGGTGATAACTACCAGTCTGCCACCCGGCTTTAACGCTTCGGTTGCGGCCAATAGCATCTCCTTCAGAGCTTCCATCTCCTGGTTTACTTCAATTCTTAGTGCCTGGAATACTTTTGCAAGCTCTTTCTTTTCCCGTTCGCGGCCGAAAAGCGGTTTGATGATTTCCAGGAACTCTCCGATAGTGCGGATAGTCTGTCCGCTCCTGGCTTTGACGATGACAGAAGCCAGCTTACGGCTGTTTTTTAGCTCTCCATACAGATAGAGAACGTTTGCAAGACGCTCTTCTTCGTAAGTGTTCACGATGTCTGCCGCCGTAAGTCCCGCACGTTTGTTCATACGCATATCCAAATCTCCGTCGAAACGGAAAGAGAAACCGCGTTCGCTGTCATCGAAGTGGTGGGAAGATACGCCGAGGTCGGCCAGGATTGCATCCACCTGTTCGATGTCGTGATAACGTAGGAAATTGTAGAGGTAGCGGAAATTGCTGCGTACAAAGATAAAATGGGGGTCGTTGACAATGTTCCGTTCGGCATCCTCGTCCTGGTCGAATCCCAGGAGCCGTCCGCCCTCGCCGAGCCGTGAAAGAATCTCGCGTGAATGTCCCGCCCCCCCGAAAGTAACGTCTACATACGTTCCATCCGGCCGGATATTCATCCCGTCAACGCTTTCCTTTAGCAGTACAGGTACATGATATGTCAATTCATCTTTCTCCATCTTGTCTATTTTCATCGTTCATAATTTCTTCTAATGCCGCTCCGAACTCTTCGGGTGACATAAACGGCTGTTCTGCCCGCTCCTTCGACCAAATCTCTATTTTATTGTCGATGCCGATAAAGCGTATATCCCCGTGGATGCTGCAAATCTGCAAATATCGTTTCGGGATTAATATGCGACCGTTATTGTCGGGTGTCACCACCTCAACGTCGCTCACAAACTGCCTGAAAATGAGTTGATGCTTGCTGTTCCATTTGTTGAGCCTGCTTCGAAGCTCGTTCAACTCCTCGTTCCACACGCTCTCGGGGTACAGAGTCAGACAGTCCTGAAACACGTCTTTACGCATAATGAGCCTCTCCTCAGAAGCAGCTTGCAATTGCTTCCTGAAGATGGCGGGTATGAACACCCTTCCTTTGGTGTCCGCCTTGGCTTCAATATTACCTAAAAAACGTATCATTACCTTATTATAATAAGAGACCGTAAAAGTATGAAATTCCCCACAATTCCCCACAATTTTCCATGGAAAACTTTTAGATAAGTTTTCAACCGATTGTTAAATGGTTATTTGCTTGAAAATGAATGGGCTTTTCAAAGCCCTTATTCGTGGGGAATCAGGAAGGATGGTAGTCAAAATAACTTTTATTTGTCTATAACCGTTTTTTGTTGCGCTGCATACCCGATTTATTTCTTATGCAAGGATGGCTTGTCTGACACCCGGGTCTTATAGGTGCTGACACCCGGGTCTCAGCATGCTTGATACCCGGGTGTTGTTATGCCTGACACCCGGGTGTCAGACAAACTGTTTATGCTAATGAAAAAAAAGGCAGAAGGTATTGAACTCTTCTGCCTTTGAATCATTGACACAACTAAAAAATTACATTTAAATATTTAATCTGGAATCAAAAGTTATATAGTTAAGGTCGGCTTAGCGGAAGTCTTTCAATTCTTCCTGCAATTTCTGGCGTGTGAAGAAAATGCGGCTTTTCACTGTACCTAGCGGGAGATTCAGCTTTTCCGCAATCTCACGATATTTGAATCCTGAAACGTGCATGGCAAACGGAATCCTGTATTCTTTGGGGAGTTTGTTCACCACCCGGTGCATCTCTTTCAGGTCGTACGCTCTTTCTGTACTCTCCGAACTTGCATCTTGCGGCAGGTTCAGATGATATAAGTTGTCGGTTTGGTCAATAAAAGTCTGGTCGCGAACCACTTTACGGTAGTTGTTGATGAATATATTGCGCATGATGGTGTACATCCATCCTTTAAAATTCGTATCGGGCATGTATTTGTCTTCATTATCCAATGCTTTCAATGATGTTTCCTGCAACAAGTCATTTGCTTCTTCGCGGTCGGTTGTCAGTTTATAAGCGAAGCGAAGTAACTCATCTTGTACTCCTACTAAATCTTTTCTGAAGCTTAAACTTTTCATATGCGTTGCTTTTAAATTGTGAATATTCGTTCGTTAATTTCGATGTTACAAGTTTACGGGATTTTTGAAAACCTGACGGGGGAGAATCCGACTAAATTTCACCCGAAAACTATCCGCGGATAGTTTTTAGGTGTTATTTGATAGTTTTTAGGTGGTATTTTTTCGCCTTCTGAACTTAAATCCTGCATTTTCTACTGATTTATTGCAATTAATAAAAAAGAACCGTTAATTTTGTGGCATCATTTTTATTTGAAAAGAATGACTGATGACTCTTTATTTTTAATCGATGTCGATAAGATACTTCGGACGAAAGCTCCGAAGCAATATAAGTACATCCCTAAGTTTGTGGTTTCTTATCTGAAGAAAATTGTTCATCAGGATGAGCTTAATGTGTTTTTGAATGAGTCGAAAGATAAATTAGGGGTGGACTTCCTGGAGGCATGTATGGATTTTCTGGATGCAAAAGTAGATGTGAAGGGTATCGAGAACCTTCCCAAAGACGGTTTGTACACCTTTGTTTCCAATCATCCGTTAGGGGGGCAGGATGGTGTCGCACTCGGTTATGTGCTGGGACGTCATTATGACGGAAAAGTGAAATACCTGGTGAATGACTTGCTGATGAACCTGCGCGGATTGGCTCCGCTTTGTATCCCTATCAATAAAACCGGTAAACAGGCGAAAGATTTCCCAAGAATGGTGGAAGCCGGATTTAAGTCTGACGACCAGCTTATCATGTTTCCTGCCGGGTTATGTTCGCGCCGTCAGAACGGAGTAATCCGTGACTTGGAATGGAAAAAAACATTTGTTGTGAAAA
The DNA window shown above is from Bacteroides faecium and carries:
- a CDS encoding GxxExxY protein, with protein sequence MIHEKLTKEIINAFYEVHSTLGFGFLEQVYQNALYKELLRRGLFCQTQKEMKVYYKGEVVGRYIADMIVNNEIILELKAVTTLRPEHEWQLVNYLKATGIEVGLLLNFGVTAEIKRKILTHHETVKSV
- the murG gene encoding undecaprenyldiphospho-muramoylpentapeptide beta-N-acetylglucosaminyltransferase, with protein sequence MEKELRIIISGGGTGGHIFPAVSIANAIMELRPDAKILFVGAEGRMEMQRVPDAGYQIIGLPIAGFDRKHLWKNVSVVIKLIRSQWKARKVIKNFRPQVAVGVGGYASGPTLKTAGMMGVPTLIQEQNSYAGVTNKLLAQKAKAICVAYDGMEKFFPADKIIMTGNPVRQNLTKEMPSKEDALRSFNLQPNKKTILIVGGSLGARTINNTLTAGLTTIKENSDVQFIWQTGKYYYPQVTEAVKAAGELPNLYVTDFIKDMAAAYAAADLVISRAGAGSISEFCLLHKPVVLVPSPNVAEDHQTKNALALVNKQAAIYVKDSEAESILMDVALSTVNDEQKLKELSENIARLALPDSARIIAQEVIKLAEIDK
- a CDS encoding FtsW/RodA/SpoVE family cell cycle protein: MDLLKNIFKGDKVIWIIFLCLCLISIVEVFSAASTLTYKSGDHWGPITQHSIILMVGAVVVVFLHNVPYKWFQVFPVFLYPISLVLLAFVTLMGIITGDRVNGAARWMTFMGLQFQPSELAKMAVIIAVSFILSKRQDEYGANPSAFKYIMILTGLVFLLIAPENLSTAMLLFGVVCMMMFIGRVSSKKLFGMLGIMALLGGVAVGILMAIPAKTLHSTPGLHRFETWQNRVSGFFEKEEVPAAKFDIDKDAQIAHARIAIATSNVVGKGPGNSVQRDFLSQAFSDFIFAIIIEELGLIGGIFVVFFYLCLLYRAGKIAQKCERTFPAFLVMGIALLLVSQAILNMMVAVGLFPVTGQPLPLVSKGGTSTLINCAYIGMILSVSRYTAHLEEQKEHDAQLQLQIATDAAANSEAQTAAEPTAQILNSDAKFEDENDINKNS
- the murD gene encoding UDP-N-acetylmuramoyl-L-alanine--D-glutamate ligase, with the protein product MKRIVILGAGESGAGAAVLAKVKGFETFVSDMSAIKDKYKELLDSHNIAWEEGHHTEELILNADEVIKSPGIPNDAPLILKLKAQGTPVISEIEFAGRYTDAKMICITGSNGKTTTTSLIYHIFKSADLNVGLAGNIGKSLALQVAEEHHDYYIIELSSFQLDNMYNFRANIAVLMNITPDHLDRYDHCMQNYIDAKFRITQNQTPDDAFIFWNDDPIIKHELAKHGLKAHLYPFAAVKEDGAIAYVEDHEVKINEPIAFNMEQEELALTGQHNLYNSLAAGISANLAGIAKENIRKALSDFKGVEHRLEKVARVRGIDFINDSKATNVNSCWYALQSMTTKTVLILGGKDKGNDYTEIEDLVREKCSALVYMGLHNEKLHEFFDRLGLPVADVQTGMKDAVEAAYKLAKKGETVLLSPCCASFDLFKSYEDRGDQFKQCVREL
- the mraY gene encoding phospho-N-acetylmuramoyl-pentapeptide-transferase, which translates into the protein MLYYLFEWLHKLNFPGAGMFGYTSFRALMAVILALLISSIWGDKFINLLKRKQITETQRDAKIDPFGVNKIGVPSMGGVIIIVAILIPCLLLGKLSNIYMILMLITTVWLGSLGFADDYIKIFKKDKEGLHGKFKIIGQVGLGLIVGLTLYLSPDVVIRENIEVHTPGQEMEVIHGTNDLKSTQTTIPFFKSNNLDYADLVSFMGEHAQAAGWVLFVIITIIVVAAVSNGANLNDGMDGMAAGNSAIIGATLGILAYVSSHIEFASYLNIMYIPGSEELVIYICAFIGAMIGFLWYNAYPAQVFMGDTGSLTIGGIIAVFAIIIHKELLIPILCGVFLVENLSVILQRAYYKAGKRKGVKQRLFKRTPIHDHFRTSMSLIEPGCTVKFTKPDQLFHESKITIRFWIVTIVLAAITIITLKIR
- a CDS encoding UDP-N-acetylmuramoyl-L-alanyl-D-glutamate--2,6-diaminopimelate ligase — its product is MLLSKLLKAIQPEQIAGNSDIEITGINIDSRLVETGQLFMAMRGTQADGHAYIPAAINKGAIAILCEDMPEEPVAGITYIQVKDSEDAVGKIATTFYDDPTSKLELVGVTGTNGKTTIATLLYDTFRYFGYKVGLISTVCNYIDNEPIPTEHTTPDPITLNRLLGRMADEGCKYAFMEVSSHSIAQKRISGLKFAGGIFTNLTRDHLDYHKTVENYLKAKKKFFDDMPKNAFSLTNLDDKNGLVMTQNTRSTVYTYSLRSLSDFKGRVLESHFEGMLLDFNNHELAVQFIGKFNASNLLAVFGAAVLLGKKEEEVLVALSTLHPVAGRFDAVRSPKGVTAIVDYAHTPDALINVLNAIHGVLEGKGKVITVVGAGGNRDKGKRPIMAKEAARASDRVIITSDNPRFEEPQDIINDMLAGLDAEDMKKTLSIADRKEAIRTACMLAEKGDVILVAGKGHENYQEIKGVKHHFDDKEVLKEVFQ